In a single window of the Elaeis guineensis isolate ETL-2024a chromosome 4, EG11, whole genome shotgun sequence genome:
- the LOC140857411 gene encoding uncharacterized protein, with protein sequence MEDLEKLMVRMMESRISGSEFSKITLETNPVKLDGPGTYLSWTRHVRLILDSHNLEEFISGTTKRPEGDGIAVRQWNSNNSRVVAWLLASMVPSVAHTVEALTNAYELWQAVATTYSYKGNNMHAHKIQRELRGLNQGSRSVIEYVGELKRLWNDFDFYNPFTPTHPGDVDEFRKWIERQRLVDFLDGLNPEFEYRRSSILSTQKWPTLDETISLVLSEETRLTTMSSSINTAIRSALVVQPNTLGSSTPNSAQETQPRPRGVKICDHCHKPGHIKAYCYELHGRPNRGRGRGGGRFGRGRGQYNQAHFSSMGDLSVEEIQLLEKFRSGVNISESSTSTEDSSNQPASSQGNFAQIGISDQIHALNCSNFFPWVVDSGASNHMTGSFRDFVSYIPCSGHDKVRLADGSFTPISGKGSIKCTFELPLSSVLHVPRFPINLLSISAITNDLDCAVTFFKTHCVFQEPKTGRKLGTGKMRNGLYYLEGGVSEGYSETSLTVSSSQKEDLLLQHRRLGHLSFTLLARIFPSVFETYKEKLVCDACELAKHTRSTYPNSGRRSKTMFEVFGCVCFLRDHRPSVGKLDARALKCIFVGYSATQKGYKCWCPTERKMFISIDVTFRESEPFYISSVSSSSPVISGTGREGESSGGSPITVDVGTNGASDTQGEASDTQREASETASETLSQLVLSDSSPLSESITHSPVSRSSSPVPTVSSSTTNGNSPLDVKNAFLHGELQEEVYMDVPPGFATAQISPRAWFDRFRQAIIQMGYKQSNADHTLFFRHNKGKIAILIVYVDDIVVTGDDSEEIAHLKAQLAQAFEVKDLGYLRYFLGIEVARSSKGIFLSQRKYILDLLTEVGMLGCRPIATPIEQNHRLVADTDVPIDRERYQRLVGHLIYLSHTRPDIAFAVSVVSQFMHDPRSVHMDAVTRILRYLKSCPGRGLLYSNHGNIRVECYTDADWAGSLDDRRSTSGYCTFVGGNLVT encoded by the exons ATGGAGGATTTAGAAAAGTTAATGGTTAGGATGATGGAATCTCGTATCTCGGGTAGTGAGTTTTCAAAGATCACTCTAGAAACTAACCCGGTCAAATTGGATGGGCCGGGTACCTACTTAAGTTGGACGCGACATGTTCGTCTAATTTTGGATTCTCACAATCTTGAGGAGTTTATAAGTGGTACTACAAAAAGGCCAGAAGGAGATGGGATAGCTGTTAGACAGTGGAATTCTAATAACTCTCGGGTGGTAGCATGGCTCCTTGCCTCTATGGTACCAAGTGTTGCTCATACGGTTGAGGCACTAACGAATGCTTATGAGTTATGGCAGGCTGTAGCCACAACTTATTCTTATAAAGGCAATAATATGCATGCCCATAAGATCCAGCGAGAGCTTCGAGGACTTAATCAGGGTTCCCGATCTGTAATAGAGTATGTTGGAGAATTAAAAAGGTTGTGGaacgattttgatttttataatcCCTTTACCCCTACTCATCCTGGTGATGTTGATGAGTTTCGCAAATGGATAGAGCGACAGCGACTTGTGGATTTTTTGGATGGACTAAACCCAGAGTTTGAGTATCGACGCTCTTCTATTCTTAGTACACAGAAGTGGCCAACTCTTGATGAAACTATTTCTTtggttcttagtgaagaaactcgaTTAACCACTATGTCTTCTTCTATTAACACAGCTATACGATCTGCACTTGTGGTACAGCCTAATACTCTTGGAAGCTCTACTCCTAATTCTGCTCAAGAAACTCAGCCTCGACCTCGTGGGGTTAAAATTTGTGACCACTGTCATAAGCCGGGCCACATCAAAGCTTACTGCTATGAGCTACATGGTCGTCCAAATAGAGGCCGTGGTCGTGGAGGTGGTCGTTTTGGTAGAGGTCGAGGTCAGTATAATCAGGCTCATTTTTCTTCTATGGGAGATTTATCAGTTGAAGAAATACAACTTTTGGAAAAATTCAGATCTGGTGTAAATATTTCTGAAAGCAGCACTTCCACAGAAGATTCTTCAAATCAACCAGCCAGTTCTCAGGGTAATTTTGCCCAAATAGGTATCAGTGATCAAATTCATGCTCTTAACTGTAGTAATTTTTTTCCATGGGTTGTTGATTCTGGAGCATCCAATCATATGACTGGATCTTTTAGAGATTTTGTATCTTATATTCCCTGTTCCGgtcatgataaagttcgtcttgcTGATGGCTCCTTTACCCCTATTTCTGGAAAAGGATCTATCAAATGCACTTTCGAATTACCCTTATCATCTGTTCTACATGTCCCAAGATTTCCTATAAATCTCCTATCCATTAGTGCTATTACAAATGATCTTGATTGTGCCGTAACTTTTTTCAAAACACATTGTGTCTTTCAGGAACCAAAGACAGGGAGGAAACTTGGGACTGGCAAAATGCGTAATGGGCTCTACTATTTGGAGGGAGGAGTGTCTGAAGGCTACTCAGAAACCAGTTTGACTGTTTCATCTTCACAAAAGGAGGATCTGTTGCTCCAACACCGCAGGCTTGGTCATCTTTCATTTACTCTCTTAGCTCGTATATTTCCATCTGTTTTTGAAACATATAAAGAGAAGCTTGTATGTGATGCCTGTGAACTAGCTAAACACACTAGAAGTACTTATCCAAACTCAGGCCGACGTAGTAAAACAATGTTTGAG GTATTTGGTTGTGTTTGTTTTCTTCGGGATCATCGACCTTCGGTTGGCAAGCTTGACGCTCGTGCCCTCAAGTGCATTTTTGTAGGATATTCAGCTACTCAAAAAGGATACAAATGTTGGTGTCCGACTGAGCGGAAGATGTTTATCAGCATTGATGTAACATTTCGGGAGTCTGAACCATTCTATATATCTTCTGTGTCCTCTTCCTCTCCCGTTATCTCTGGAACTGGTCGAGAGGGAGAGTCTTCTGGAGGGAGTCCTATTACTGTGGATGTTGGTACAAATGGTGCATCTGACACTCAAGGAGAAGCATCTGACACTCAAAGAGAAGCATCCGAAACTGCATCTGAGACTCTCTCACAGCTTGTTTTATCTGATTCATCTCCTCTCTCAGAGTCTATTACACATTCTCCAGTCTCCAGGTCTTCCTCTCCTGTCCCAACGGTTTCATCTTCTACGACTAATGGTAATTCTCCT CTCGATGTAAAGAACgcttttcttcatggagaacttcaggAGGAAGTATATATGGATGTTCCTCCAGGATTTGCTACTGCTCAAATA TCACCTCGTGCTTGGTTCGATCGCTTCCGACAAGCAATTATTCAGATGGGGTATAAACAAAGCAATGCAGATCACACACTCTTCTTTCGGCACAATAAGGGTAAGATTGCTATTTTGattgtctatgttgatgatattgtggtCACAGGAGATGATTCTGAGGAGATAGCTCATTTGAAGGCTCAGCTAGCACAGGCATTTGAGGTGAAGGATCTTGGATATCTTCGATATTTTCTTGGGATAGAAGTTGCTCGTTCTTCAAAAGGAATTTTTCTCTCccaaagaaaatatattctagatcttCTTACAGAAGTCGGTATGTTAGGATGTCGACCTATTGCTACTCCTATTGAACAAAATCACCGACTAGTAGCTGATACTGATGTTCCTATTGATCGAGAACGTTATCAACGATTGGTAGGACATTTGATTTATCTATCTCATACACGGCCTGATATTGCATTCGCCGTTAGTGTGGTAAGTCAGTTTATGCATGATCCACGTTCAGTTCATATGGATGCTGTGACACGGATACTTCGTTACCTCAAAAGCTGTCCTGGTCGTGGTTTACTTTATTCTAATCATGGCAACATACGGGTGGAGTGTTATACAGATGCTGATTGGGCTGGATCACTTGATGACCGTCGCTCTACCTCAGGTTACTGTACTTTTGTTGGAGGTAATCTAGTCACTTGA